One stretch of Vulpes lagopus strain Blue_001 chromosome 12, ASM1834538v1, whole genome shotgun sequence DNA includes these proteins:
- the AASDH gene encoding beta-alanine-activating enzyme isoform X4: MTVPLGTMRATGDLVMVKDGEMFFLGRKDSQIKRHGKRLNIELVQQVAEGLQQVESCAVTWYNQEKLIMFLVSKNDLVKEYIFKELQKHLPSHAIPDELVLIDSLPFTSHGKIDVSELNKIYLNLKPECKLNGKEELWEKLQYLWKSILNLSEDPLKVSDESLFLNSGGDSLKSIRLLNEIEKLVGTSVPGLLEIILSSSILEIYNHVLQTVFPDEDLVSSKNCATKRKFSDIYQEETSGKSLHQKSVMTLNYDNELTAFTTVSRGSQILSLNSKFLTKLGLCSSAQSSDLISQTNIQNVKSLNPPALIGKSKDPSCTTKVSEEGTYGTAAKKMELHVRWRSDTGKCVDASPLVVIPAVDESSATVYIGSHSHRMMALDLYSGKVKWEQILEDRIESSACVSKCGNFIVVGCYNGLVYVLKSNSGEKYWMFSTEDAVKSSATMDPTTGLLYIGSHDQHSYALDIYKKKCVWKLQCGGTVFSSPCLSLIPHHLYVATLGGLLLAINPATGNRVWKHSCGKPLFSSPRCCLQYVCIGCVDGNLLCFTHSGEQVWQFSTSEPIFSSPCTSASEQEIFFGSHDCFIYCCNMKGHLQWKFETTSQVYATPFAFHYQEGGDEMLLAAASTDGKLWILESKSGRLQSVYELPGEVFSSPVVWESMLIIGCRNNYVYCLDLLGGYQI, translated from the exons ATGACAGTACCACTTGGCACAATGCGAGCCACAGGAGACTTGGTGATGGTGAAAGATGGAGAGATGTTTTTCTTGGGACGAAAGGACAGTCAAATAAAACGACATGGCAAACGTCTTAACATTGAACTTGTGCAACAG GTTGCTGAAGGACTTCAGCAAGTGGAGTCTTGTGCAGTTACATGGTATAATCAGGAAAAATTAATTATGTTCTTGGTGTCCAAAAATGACTTAGTAAAGGAATACATCTTTAAAGAACTGCAGAAACATCTTCCAAGTCATGCAATCCCAGATGAACTGGTGTTGATTGATTCTCTACCATTTACATCTCATG gcAAAATTGATGTTTCAGAGTTAAACAAGATATATTTAAACTTGAAGCCTGAGTGCAAACTCAATGGAAAAGAGGAACTTTGGGAAAAATTACAGTATTTGTGGAAG tCTATTCTGAATCTCTCCGAAGATCCTTTGAAGGTTTCTGACGAGTCACTCTTCTTAAATAGTGGTGGAGATTCCTTAAAGTCCATACGGCTCCTCAATGAGATTGAAAAACTAGTTGGCACATCAGTACCTGGGCTTCTGGAAATTATTCTTAGCAGTTCCATTTTAGAGATTTACAATCATGTCCTTCAAACAGTGTTTCCAGATGAAGATCTGGTATCTAGCAAGAATTGtgccacaaaaagaaaattcagcgACATTTATCAAGAAGAAACCAGTGGAAAATCTTTACATCAGAAATCTGTCATGACTTTAAACTATGACAATGAGCTAACTGCTTTTACTACAGTGAGCAGAGGGAGTCAGATTTTGTCACTGAACAGTAAGTTTTTAACTAAGTTAGGACTTTGCTCTTCAGCCCAATCTTCTGATTTAATTTCACAGACTAATATTCAAAATGTGAAAAGCTTAAATCCTCCAGCTCTTATTGGGAAGTCAAAAGATCCATCCTGTACTACAAAAGTTTCTGAAGAGGGAACATATGGGACAGCAGCCAAGAAAATGGAGCTACATGTGAGGTGGAGGTCAGACACAGGCAAATGTGTGGATGCTTCACCTCTAGTTGTAATCCCAGCTGTTGATGAGTCGTCTGCAACTGTGTACATTGGTTCCCATTCTCATAGAATGATGGCACTTGACCTTTACTCTGGGAAGGTGAAATGGGAACAGATTTTGGAAGATCGAATTGAATCTTCAGCATGTGTATCTAAGTGTGGAAACTTTATTGTAGTGG GCTGTTATAATGGATTAGTTTATGTTCTGAAAAGTAATAGTGGAGAAAAATACTGGATGTTTAGTACTGAGGATGCTGTCAAAAGCTCAGCAACCATGGATCCAACCACAGGACTCCTTTACATTGGATCTCATGACCAGCATTCATATGCTTTGGATATTTAT AAAAAGAAGTGTGTTTGGAAGTTACAATGTGGAGGAACTGTCTTTTCTTCCCCTTGTTTGAGCCTGATTCCACATCATTTATATGTGGCTACACTGGGAGGACTATTACTGGCTATAAATCCT GCCACTGGGAACAGAGTTTGGAAACATTCCTGTGGAAAAcccctcttttcttctccacGGTGTTGCCTACAGTATGTTTGTATTGGCTGCGTGGATGGGAACCTACTCTGCTTTACCCACTCTGGAGAACAG GTTTGGCAGTTCTCTACCAGCGAACCAATCTTTTCATCCCCATGTACCTCAGCATCAgagcaagaaatattttttggttCCCATGATTGCTTTATCTACTGTTGTAATATGAAAGGTCACCTCCAGTGGAAATTTGAAACTACTTCACAGGTGTATGCAACACCATTTGCTTTCCATTACCAAGAAGGTGGTGATGAAATGTTGCTGGCAGCAGCATCTACTGATGGGAAACTGTGGATCTTGGAATCTAAGAGTGGACGATTGCAAAGTGTGTATGAACTTCCCGGGGAAGTTTTCTCTTCTCCTGTGGTCTGGGAATCGATGCTTATTATTGGATGTagaaataattatgtttattgTCTGGATTTATTGGGTGGCTATCAAATATAA